One genomic window of endosymbiont of Galathealinum brachiosum includes the following:
- a CDS encoding acyl-CoA desaturase encodes MQQKNTPTKPPLNWLPISVFSISAIITLFFIPYYALTHGFDGWQIAAMLIGIFFCEISITAGYHRLWSHRAYEAHWLVRLFFAIGGTYAVQNTILHWSSDHRIHHTHVDNNEKDPYSAKRGFWYSHMGWMIREYNLNPNKNFENCKDLKKDPIVMFQHKHYLPLVLGLNFGIPILLGLWHGDLIGMMLLAGVARLTISHHLTFFINSLAHVWGSQPYSDKNTSRDNPVIALLTFGEGYHNYHHSFQRDYRNAIRWWQYDPTKWLIRSLSIVGLAKGLYRTPLEYIEIERAQMLLKNTTLKLSHRFNSEALTLRLQEEYDTLIKNINAFTQAKRQWMEARKNSMVESYDIDILKERVEVLKENLLQQKKNWLNFNARIVPA; translated from the coding sequence ATGCAGCAAAAAAACACCCCTACTAAACCTCCCTTAAACTGGCTACCTATTAGTGTCTTCAGCATTAGCGCCATCATTACCCTGTTTTTCATACCCTACTACGCATTAACACACGGTTTTGACGGATGGCAGATAGCCGCCATGTTAATCGGTATCTTTTTTTGTGAAATATCAATAACAGCTGGATACCACCGGTTATGGTCTCATCGGGCTTATGAAGCACACTGGCTGGTTCGCCTGTTTTTTGCCATTGGCGGCACATACGCAGTGCAAAACACCATTTTGCACTGGTCTTCTGATCACCGAATTCACCATACGCACGTAGACAACAACGAAAAAGACCCCTACTCGGCAAAACGTGGTTTCTGGTATTCGCATATGGGCTGGATGATTCGTGAATACAATTTAAATCCCAATAAAAATTTTGAAAACTGCAAAGATCTGAAGAAAGACCCTATTGTCATGTTTCAGCACAAGCACTATTTACCTCTGGTATTAGGCCTTAATTTTGGTATACCGATTTTACTAGGCCTATGGCATGGCGACCTCATTGGTATGATGTTACTTGCTGGTGTTGCTCGATTAACGATTTCACACCACCTTACTTTTTTCATTAACTCTCTGGCACATGTCTGGGGCAGCCAACCCTATTCCGATAAAAACACATCCAGAGATAATCCGGTCATTGCTTTACTTACTTTTGGAGAGGGTTATCACAACTACCATCATAGCTTTCAACGAGACTATAGAAACGCCATTCGCTGGTGGCAATATGACCCGACCAAATGGTTAATTCGAAGCCTGAGCATAGTTGGACTGGCAAAAGGCCTTTATCGGACGCCTCTTGAATACATCGAAATCGAACGTGCACAGATGTTATTAAAAAACACCACTTTAAAATTATCACATCGTTTTAACTCTGAAGCGCTAACGCTACGTTTACAGGAAGAATATGACACGTTAATAAAAAACATTAATGCTTTCACTCAGGCGAAAAGACAGTGGATGGAGGCGCGTAAAAATTCGATGGTAGAAAGTTATGACATTGATATTTTAAAAGAAAGAGTAGAAGTTCTTAAAGAAAACTTGCTTCAACAGAAAAAAAACTGGCTAAATTTTAACGCCCGAATAGTACCCGCTTAA
- a CDS encoding GTP-binding protein — MLGEKHDLIHELPEYKDQIRTLKMSNKHFEKLFDKYHDLDHQIRRIEEGIETPEDSYSEELKKERLQLKDELFGMIKTA, encoded by the coding sequence ATGTTAGGTGAAAAGCACGATTTAATTCATGAACTACCAGAATATAAAGATCAGATACGCACGCTTAAAATGAGCAACAAACATTTTGAAAAGTTATTTGATAAATACCACGATCTGGATCACCAGATCAGACGTATAGAAGAGGGCATAGAAACACCTGAAGATAGTTATTCTGAAGAACTGAAGAAAGAACGACTACAATTAAAAGATGAACTGTTTGGGATGATTAAAACCGCGTAA
- a CDS encoding conjugal transfer protein TraR: MVESTEYKTQLVALRADLTQRVNAIDKDLHHENEAIEKDFAEQATQLENEEVLNSLNDEAKATVMQIDKALLRINDGRFGLCGECGIEINKQRLDAVPYAEFCIKCAE; this comes from the coding sequence ATGGTCGAATCTACAGAATATAAAACACAGTTAGTAGCTTTACGCGCAGATTTAACTCAGCGCGTGAATGCTATTGACAAAGATCTACACCATGAAAACGAGGCCATTGAAAAAGACTTCGCCGAGCAGGCAACTCAGCTTGAAAACGAAGAGGTTCTTAACTCACTAAATGATGAAGCTAAAGCGACCGTAATGCAAATTGATAAAGCCCTACTTCGAATCAATGATGGCCGTTTTGGACTATGCGGAGAATGCGGAATCGAAATAAACAAACAAAGGCTTGATGCTGTACCTTATGCAGAGTTTTGCATTAAGTGCGCTGAGTAA
- a CDS encoding nuclease, whose amino-acid sequence MKKIALFVDVQNIYYTTRDAYGRQFNYRKFWNHISSQGEIVSAYAYATHRADDGQIKFQDALRHIGFTVKLKPFIQRSDGSAKGDWDVGITIDIMEQAKDVETVILLSGDGDFDLLLDKIKDDYGVSAEVYGVPSLTARSLIDSSSIFHAIDEELLM is encoded by the coding sequence GTGAAAAAAATCGCACTGTTTGTTGATGTTCAAAACATCTACTACACCACTCGTGACGCATATGGCCGTCAGTTTAATTACCGAAAGTTCTGGAACCATATAAGCTCACAAGGTGAAATTGTTTCTGCCTATGCTTACGCCACGCATCGTGCCGATGATGGTCAGATAAAATTTCAGGATGCTCTCAGGCATATTGGCTTCACCGTTAAGCTTAAGCCCTTCATCCAACGTAGCGATGGTTCAGCCAAAGGTGACTGGGATGTGGGCATTACAATTGACATTATGGAACAGGCAAAAGATGTTGAAACGGTGATTTTACTTTCGGGTGATGGAGACTTTGATTTGTTGCTTGATAAAATTAAAGATGATTATGGGGTTTCTGCAGAGGTTTATGGGGTTCCTTCATTGACCGCTAGGTCATTAATTGATTCTTCTAGTATTTTTCATGCTATTGATGAAGAGTTATTGATGTGA
- a CDS encoding aminoacyl-tRNA hydrolase produces the protein MLKISNNVSIADSEIELSAIRAQGAGGQNVNKVSSAIHLRFDVFASSLPDFYKERLFNLKDKRITKEGVIIIKAQRFRTQEKNRDDALERLCELIKSVAVINRRRIATKPGRAAKAKRVDNKTRRGKAKQLRGKVRDF, from the coding sequence ATGTTGAAAATATCTAATAATGTTTCAATAGCTGATAGCGAAATAGAACTGAGTGCGATACGCGCTCAGGGTGCGGGAGGTCAGAATGTAAATAAGGTTTCCAGTGCGATTCATTTACGTTTTGATGTTTTTGCATCATCCCTGCCCGATTTTTATAAAGAGCGTTTATTTAATTTAAAAGATAAGCGAATCACAAAAGAGGGTGTGATTATTATTAAAGCTCAGCGTTTTAGAACGCAGGAGAAGAACAGGGATGATGCGCTAGAGCGTTTGTGTGAATTAATTAAGAGTGTGGCGGTTATTAATCGTCGGCGTATTGCGACTAAACCGGGTAGGGCGGCTAAAGCAAAAAGGGTTGATAATAAAACTCGTCGAGGGAAAGCTAAGCAGTTGAGGGGGAAGGTTCGAGATTTTTGA
- a CDS encoding TIGR02647 family protein gives MHYSKDHLAELDILIQYSLDSTQQGLKIHSSASEEKINAVERLFDKGLVSAIDGGYLTDLGRKAAEHAQALILMLAPHYENIAS, from the coding sequence ATGCATTACTCAAAAGATCATCTGGCTGAGCTTGATATATTAATTCAATACAGCCTGGATTCGACCCAACAAGGTTTGAAAATTCACTCAAGCGCAAGCGAAGAAAAGATAAATGCAGTTGAACGTTTATTTGACAAGGGACTTGTTAGCGCAATAGATGGTGGTTATTTAACTGATCTAGGTAGAAAAGCCGCTGAGCATGCTCAAGCCCTTATTCTTATGCTGGCACCACACTACGAAAACATCGCTAGTTAA
- a CDS encoding disulfide bond formation protein B, with product MKIIKILQDVSHSHWYWLAYISGGLSLLAAALFYQYQLEELPCVVCIQVRLWISLIVIVSIAGLLFRKMAWLNAGLQIIILLSVIGLAERSYLLLGTERGFIFGDCGFDAGLPAWFAIEQWLPWMYQVETSCGYTPEIIFGVTMAEALMLLSAGLTLFSLSIVLVTIKEIISNKT from the coding sequence ATGAAAATAATTAAAATATTGCAAGATGTTTCACATAGTCACTGGTACTGGCTGGCATATATATCAGGTGGGCTCTCATTATTAGCCGCGGCTCTGTTTTATCAATATCAGCTGGAAGAGTTGCCCTGTGTCGTCTGTATTCAGGTGCGTCTCTGGATATCTCTGATTGTAATTGTGTCAATAGCGGGTTTGTTATTTAGAAAAATGGCATGGTTAAATGCAGGTTTACAAATAATTATATTATTGAGCGTTATAGGGCTTGCAGAGCGAAGTTATCTGTTATTAGGTACCGAGCGGGGATTTATATTTGGAGATTGTGGCTTTGATGCCGGCTTGCCGGCATGGTTTGCAATAGAGCAGTGGTTGCCCTGGATGTATCAGGTAGAGACTTCGTGTGGTTACACCCCTGAAATTATCTTCGGTGTAACCATGGCGGAAGCATTGATGTTGTTATCAGCTGGACTTACTCTTTTCAGTTTAAGTATTGTGCTGGTAACCATTAAAGAAATAATAAGCAATAAAACCTGA
- a CDS encoding ATP-dependent RNA helicase RhlE (this helicase is not essential cell growth), which yields MSFDNLGLRAELLRAVSEKGYNTPSPIQLQAIPPILEGKDIMGAAQTGTGKTAGFTLPLLNNLMSSGKNQKGRTIRALVLTPTRELAAQVAQNVEEYSKHLPIKSTVIFGGVSINPQIKKLKNGIDVLVATPGRLLDHVSQKTIDLSQLEILVLDEADRMLDMGFIHDIRKVLALVPKKKQTLLFSATFSNEIKKLATGLLNSPTLIEVARQNAATDTVTQVVHPVDKSRKRELLSFLIGSNNWQQVLVFNRTKHGANRLAEQLTNDGIASAAIHGNKSQSARTKALADFKSGKIRVLVATDIAARGIDIDQLPHVVNYELPNVAEDYVHRIGRTGRAGNEGEAMSLVCVDEHKLLKDIERLMKKDIPQVIIEGYTPDPSIKAEPIQNGRNRQQQKRRPAGNKQRSGNGRNGNQNKQRRRKSKEAA from the coding sequence ATGTCATTTGATAACCTTGGCTTACGGGCCGAATTACTCCGTGCTGTATCCGAAAAAGGCTACAACACCCCCTCACCAATCCAGCTACAGGCTATTCCACCTATTCTTGAAGGCAAGGATATTATGGGCGCAGCACAAACTGGTACGGGAAAAACAGCTGGGTTTACCCTGCCCCTGTTAAATAATCTGATGTCTTCTGGTAAAAACCAGAAAGGCAGGACCATACGCGCGCTGGTACTTACACCTACTCGTGAATTAGCTGCTCAGGTTGCACAAAACGTAGAAGAATACAGTAAACACTTACCAATTAAATCGACTGTTATCTTTGGCGGTGTAAGCATTAACCCGCAAATTAAAAAACTAAAAAATGGTATTGATGTTTTAGTGGCAACACCGGGGCGCTTACTTGATCATGTTAGTCAAAAGACTATCGATCTGTCTCAACTTGAAATACTCGTACTGGATGAAGCTGACCGTATGTTAGATATGGGGTTCATTCACGATATTCGCAAAGTTCTGGCACTTGTGCCAAAAAAGAAACAGACACTATTGTTCTCGGCAACTTTTTCTAATGAAATTAAAAAACTCGCCACGGGTCTGCTTAACTCACCAACACTAATTGAAGTTGCCAGACAAAATGCAGCAACGGATACTGTTACTCAAGTAGTACATCCGGTAGATAAAAGTCGTAAACGCGAATTACTATCTTTCTTAATTGGTTCAAACAACTGGCAACAGGTACTGGTTTTTAATAGAACCAAACATGGTGCAAACCGCCTGGCAGAACAATTAACAAACGACGGTATTGCTTCAGCAGCTATTCATGGTAATAAAAGTCAAAGTGCTCGCACAAAAGCATTGGCTGATTTTAAATCTGGCAAAATTCGAGTGTTAGTTGCAACTGACATTGCCGCACGTGGCATCGATATTGACCAGCTACCCCATGTTGTCAATTATGAACTACCTAATGTTGCAGAAGATTACGTACACCGTATTGGTCGTACAGGTCGCGCAGGCAATGAAGGTGAAGCCATGTCTCTGGTTTGCGTTGATGAGCACAAATTATTAAAAGACATCGAACGTTTAATGAAAAAAGATATACCTCAGGTCATTATAGAAGGTTATACACCTGACCCTTCGATTAAAGCTGAACCAATTCAAAATGGTCGCAACAGGCAGCAACAAAAAAGACGCCCTGCTGGAAACAAACAACGTTCAGGCAATGGTCGTAATGGCAACCAGAATAAACAGCGTCGCCGTAAATCGAAAGAAGCGGCATAA
- a CDS encoding ABC-F family ATPase, with product MLTTANITMQFGSKPLFENVSVKFTDGNRYGLIGANGCGKSTFMKILGSDLEPTAGNVSKDPDQRIGKLKQDQFAYEEYSVIDTVLMGHEDLWKVKSEKDAIYANPEMTEEDGIRAGDLEGEFAEMDGYTAEARAGELLIGVGIPVEQHYGPMSNVAAGWKLRVLLAQVLFSEPDIMLLDEPTNHLDIKTISWLEGILNSRNCTMIIISHDRHFLNSVCTHMADLDYGEVRMYPGNYDEYMTASTQVQEQLLSNNAKKSAEIAELKAFVSRFSANASKSKQATSRAKKLDKISLDEVKPSSRKNPFIQFGEDKKLHRLALEIEGLGKTYDKEVFKDFNFMTEVGERIAIIGPNGIGKTTLLRCLYGDVEPTAGTVKWSENSQLGYYAQDHSADFEKDKTLIDWMSEWGQEKDDEQVIRGTLGRLLFSQDDIDKSVKVLSGGEQGRMLFGKLMLQRDNILLLDEPTNHMDMESIESLNLALENYPGTLVFVSHDREFVSSLATRILEITEDGIIDFRGTYEDYLASQDTSKVKKRA from the coding sequence TTGTTAACTACTGCAAATATCACTATGCAATTTGGCTCAAAGCCACTTTTTGAAAACGTTTCGGTTAAATTCACCGACGGTAATCGTTACGGACTGATTGGCGCCAATGGTTGTGGAAAATCAACCTTTATGAAAATTCTTGGTAGCGACCTTGAACCAACAGCAGGTAACGTATCTAAAGACCCTGACCAACGTATAGGTAAATTAAAACAGGACCAGTTTGCTTACGAAGAATATAGCGTTATTGATACGGTATTAATGGGCCATGAAGACTTATGGAAAGTTAAGTCTGAAAAAGATGCCATTTATGCCAACCCGGAAATGACCGAAGAAGATGGCATACGCGCCGGTGACCTTGAAGGTGAGTTTGCAGAAATGGATGGCTACACAGCTGAAGCTCGCGCTGGTGAATTATTAATTGGTGTGGGCATTCCGGTTGAACAACATTATGGCCCTATGTCTAATGTTGCCGCTGGTTGGAAATTACGAGTATTACTGGCACAGGTTTTGTTTTCTGAACCAGACATTATGCTACTCGACGAACCGACCAACCATCTGGACATTAAAACCATCAGCTGGTTAGAAGGCATTTTAAACTCTCGTAATTGCACCATGATTATCATTTCCCACGATCGTCACTTCCTTAACAGTGTATGCACACATATGGCTGATTTAGATTACGGTGAAGTGCGTATGTACCCTGGCAACTATGATGAGTATATGACTGCATCAACTCAGGTACAGGAACAACTACTCTCGAACAATGCAAAAAAATCTGCTGAGATTGCTGAACTTAAAGCATTCGTTAGTCGTTTCTCAGCCAATGCTTCCAAATCAAAACAGGCGACATCTCGTGCCAAAAAACTCGATAAGATTTCTCTCGACGAAGTAAAACCTTCAAGTCGTAAAAATCCATTTATTCAGTTTGGAGAAGATAAAAAATTACACCGTTTAGCTCTGGAGATTGAAGGTCTGGGTAAAACCTATGACAAAGAAGTATTTAAAGACTTTAACTTCATGACAGAGGTGGGTGAACGTATTGCCATTATCGGACCTAACGGCATTGGCAAAACCACCTTATTAAGATGCCTGTATGGTGACGTTGAACCTACAGCCGGCACGGTAAAGTGGTCTGAAAATTCTCAGCTAGGTTATTACGCACAGGACCACTCAGCTGATTTTGAAAAAGACAAAACGCTGATCGACTGGATGAGTGAATGGGGCCAGGAAAAAGATGACGAACAGGTTATTCGTGGCACGCTAGGTCGTTTATTATTTTCTCAGGACGACATTGATAAATCAGTAAAAGTTTTATCTGGTGGTGAACAGGGTCGTATGCTGTTTGGTAAGTTGATGCTACAGCGTGATAATATTCTTTTATTAGACGAGCCAACCAACCACATGGACATGGAGTCAATTGAGTCTCTTAATCTGGCACTGGAAAACTACCCTGGAACACTGGTATTTGTCAGCCATGACCGTGAGTTTGTTTCATCATTAGCGACACGAATTCTTGAAATAACGGAAGACGGCATTATCGATTTCCGTGGTACTTATGAAGATTATCTTGCTAGCCAGGATACAAGTAAAGTCAAGAAGCGTGCTTAA
- a CDS encoding ATP-dependent RNA helicase DbpA, with amino-acid sequence MKSFSSLNLSKDFLTNLDSLGYKEMTPIQQKSIPLVLEEKDVRAQAKTGSGKTAAFGIGLLNQLDSKSYLTQSLILCPTRELADQVSKEMRKLARPIPNTKITTLCGGTPIVPQYASLEHHPHIVVGTPGRVLKHCQKGTLKLDNLTSLVLDEADRMLDMGFSDDIKLIINKTPEQRQTLLFSATFPDQIKKISQSIQKNPVEIRVETIHDDSNIKQFFYEIDRQARTSTLISLLQHYQPESSVIFCNRKQQCKDLAEELWSQGFHAVALHGDLDQKDRDQKLVQFANKSSSILIATDVAARGLDIKDLRAVINFELSPDPEIHIHRIGRTGRAGNEGLALSLFTASEAPKVNAIEDYQKRPVKIESTSTLKPKQNTKIKPLMSTLCINAGRKNKVRAGDILGALTKNTKLPGKHIGKIDIFDIVAYVAVEQAVAKQALQILSEGKIKGRKYRVRKI; translated from the coding sequence ATGAAATCTTTCTCATCTCTAAACCTGTCAAAAGACTTCTTAACCAATCTTGATTCTCTCGGTTACAAAGAGATGACACCGATACAACAAAAAAGTATTCCTCTGGTATTAGAGGAAAAAGATGTACGGGCACAGGCAAAAACCGGTAGTGGAAAAACCGCAGCATTTGGCATCGGCTTACTGAATCAACTTGATTCTAAAAGTTATCTTACTCAGTCGTTAATTCTTTGCCCTACGCGTGAACTTGCCGACCAGGTCAGTAAGGAAATGCGCAAACTTGCTCGCCCTATTCCAAACACAAAAATTACAACCTTATGTGGTGGAACACCTATAGTTCCACAATATGCCTCACTGGAACATCATCCACATATTGTTGTAGGAACACCTGGTCGTGTTTTAAAACATTGTCAGAAAGGCACATTGAAACTGGATAACTTAACCTCTCTGGTTCTTGATGAAGCAGACCGCATGTTAGATATGGGATTTTCCGATGACATCAAACTCATCATCAATAAAACCCCTGAACAACGACAAACTTTATTATTTTCTGCCACATTCCCCGACCAGATAAAAAAGATAAGTCAGTCAATACAAAAAAATCCTGTAGAAATTCGTGTTGAAACTATTCATGACGATTCAAATATAAAGCAGTTTTTTTATGAGATTGATAGACAGGCAAGAACCAGCACATTAATTTCATTGCTACAACACTATCAACCCGAATCCAGCGTAATTTTCTGTAACAGAAAACAGCAGTGCAAAGACCTTGCTGAAGAACTCTGGAGTCAGGGGTTTCATGCAGTTGCTCTACATGGTGACCTTGACCAGAAAGATCGTGACCAAAAACTGGTGCAGTTTGCAAATAAAAGCAGCTCAATTTTGATTGCCACCGATGTTGCCGCACGTGGTCTGGATATTAAAGATTTACGCGCGGTTATAAATTTCGAGCTATCACCCGACCCGGAAATTCATATTCATCGAATTGGCCGTACGGGACGTGCAGGTAATGAAGGACTTGCATTAAGTTTGTTTACAGCATCGGAAGCCCCCAAAGTAAACGCCATAGAAGATTACCAGAAAAGACCGGTAAAAATTGAAAGCACTTCAACTTTAAAACCTAAGCAAAACACTAAAATAAAACCACTGATGAGCACGCTGTGTATTAATGCCGGACGTAAAAATAAAGTTCGCGCAGGTGATATATTAGGCGCCTTAACTAAAAATACAAAACTACCGGGCAAGCACATTGGTAAAATAGATATTTTTGATATTGTGGCATATGTTGCCGTTGAACAGGCCGTTGCTAAACAGGCATTACAGATTCTTTCAGAAGGAAAAATTAAGGGTCGTAAATATAGAGTAAGAAAAATTTAA
- a CDS encoding spore coat protein produces MLSPANAFWSPFNFSNGPGWGGYPGGYNSPWGGGYPGGYSPWGGYPAYGGYPGGLSRYPGYGGAYPAYGGGGYPGYGYGGYPAYGAPYGGGPMLVPAN; encoded by the coding sequence ATGCTTTCGCCAGCTAATGCGTTCTGGAGTCCGTTTAATTTTTCAAATGGGCCTGGTTGGGGAGGTTACCCCGGTGGTTATAACAGTCCGTGGGGTGGCGGTTATCCCGGCGGTTATAGTCCATGGGGTGGATATCCCGCATACGGAGGTTATCCCGGTGGTTTGAGTCGTTATCCTGGTTACGGTGGAGCTTATCCTGCGTATGGTGGCGGTGGATATCCGGGTTATGGTTATGGAGGTTACCCTGCTTATGGCGCACCTTATGGTGGTGGCCCAATGCTGGTTCCTGCAAACTAG
- a CDS encoding sodium:dicarboxylate symporter: MNKMNVKSVALFAGPISALLIYFLIVNNMTPHGGIDTTALAITAAVAIICVVWWVFEPVPIPVTSLLPLAVFQISGVLTKNEIGQSYGSPLILLLLGGFILSKSMEKSGAHRRLALFMVNLFGNRSSKQLVLGFMVTAAALSMWISNTATTLMLLPVALAVANQAKDKELVVPLMLSIAFAASIGGIGTPIGTPPNLVFMQVYEQAFNKNIGFIEWMSWAMPIVLVMIPVTWLWLTRKLTYTGGFDMPAVGNWSVTEKRVMIIFLITALAWITRKEPFGGWSHWLGFPSANDASVALLAVILMFVVPDGKGKQLLDWKTAESIPWGVLLLFGGGITLAKAFGVSGLSDVLAENLSTLSTLPVWLMIFAICLGVTFLTETTSNTASTVLLMPVLAATALGSDIDPKLLMIPAAISASCAFMMPVATAPNSIVYASGFFTTKKMAGEGIVLNVTGALVISVLCYLILA; encoded by the coding sequence ATGAATAAAATGAATGTTAAATCGGTAGCATTATTTGCCGGTCCAATAAGTGCACTGCTTATATATTTTTTAATCGTTAATAATATGACACCGCATGGTGGTATTGATACTACAGCACTTGCTATTACCGCAGCCGTTGCAATTATCTGTGTGGTCTGGTGGGTGTTTGAGCCTGTGCCCATTCCTGTTACTTCGTTACTGCCGCTAGCCGTGTTTCAAATTTCCGGCGTTTTAACAAAGAATGAAATTGGTCAGTCATACGGAAGCCCGTTAATTTTATTATTACTGGGTGGCTTTATATTATCCAAGTCGATGGAAAAAAGTGGTGCGCATCGTCGGCTTGCTCTGTTTATGGTTAATTTATTTGGTAATAGAAGTAGCAAACAGCTGGTGCTGGGTTTTATGGTAACGGCAGCTGCTTTAAGTATGTGGATTTCAAATACGGCAACGACATTAATGTTATTGCCAGTTGCACTTGCGGTTGCTAATCAGGCAAAAGATAAAGAACTGGTTGTGCCTTTAATGTTGAGTATTGCATTTGCTGCCAGTATAGGTGGTATTGGAACACCTATTGGTACGCCTCCAAATCTTGTATTTATGCAGGTATATGAGCAGGCGTTTAATAAAAATATTGGATTCATAGAGTGGATGAGCTGGGCGATGCCTATTGTGTTGGTGATGATTCCAGTGACCTGGTTATGGTTAACAAGAAAACTGACTTATACCGGTGGTTTTGACATGCCCGCTGTGGGTAACTGGAGTGTGACTGAAAAAAGGGTGATGATAATTTTTTTAATAACAGCGCTTGCCTGGATTACAAGAAAAGAACCATTTGGTGGTTGGAGTCACTGGCTGGGTTTTCCGTCAGCGAATGATGCATCGGTTGCATTACTGGCGGTTATTTTAATGTTTGTTGTACCGGATGGAAAAGGTAAGCAGTTATTAGACTGGAAAACGGCTGAATCTATTCCCTGGGGTGTGCTGTTATTGTTTGGAGGTGGTATTACTTTAGCTAAGGCGTTTGGCGTGTCTGGCTTAAGTGATGTATTAGCTGAAAATTTGTCGACACTGTCTACTTTACCTGTCTGGTTAATGATATTTGCAATTTGTCTCGGGGTAACCTTTTTAACAGAAACAACGAGTAATACGGCTAGTACGGTATTGTTAATGCCGGTATTGGCAGCAACGGCTCTAGGATCGGATATTGATCCAAAATTATTAATGATTCCTGCGGCGATAAGCGCCAGTTGTGCTTTTATGATGCCAGTTGCTACGGCACCTAATAGTATTGTTTACGCCAGTGGTTTTTTTACAACAAAAAAAATGGCTGGTGAAGGCATTGTCTTGAATGTAACTGGCGCGCTTGTGATTTCTGTATTGTGTTATTTGATATTGGCGTAA
- a CDS encoding D-hexose-6-phosphate mutarotase → MNALYIEELNQRFGQSDDKGQIRFKMGKGDIPVVEIENEQASALISCQGAHVLSWRPDGQEEVIWVSREARYAKGQSVRGGIPICWPWFGAHSENTSFPAHGFARTVLWEITEACQLDSGETQISFILNTSQLDDTTRKTWPESTSALYVLTIGHSLKLELITQNNGVKAICVGEALHTYFNVGDVSKTSVTGLHGKDYLDKPDGFKRKKQSGDIGIDAEVDRVYLNTTDELSITGPQRKIVISKQGSHSTIVWNPWKQVAEKMGDLGEGGYLNMLCVESGNAADDVVTIKPGESHTLQVVYRVENN, encoded by the coding sequence ATGAATGCACTATATATAGAAGAATTAAATCAGCGATTTGGTCAGTCTGATGATAAAGGTCAGATTCGTTTTAAAATGGGCAAGGGTGATATCCCTGTAGTAGAAATAGAGAATGAGCAGGCCAGCGCGTTAATTAGTTGTCAGGGCGCGCATGTCTTAAGCTGGAGGCCTGATGGGCAGGAGGAGGTTATCTGGGTGTCCAGAGAGGCCCGGTATGCCAAAGGGCAATCTGTTCGGGGAGGTATCCCCATATGCTGGCCCTGGTTTGGGGCTCATTCAGAGAATACATCTTTTCCAGCACACGGTTTTGCCCGTACTGTTTTATGGGAAATTACTGAAGCCTGTCAATTAGACAGTGGGGAAACTCAGATCAGCTTTATTCTGAATACGAGTCAGCTGGATGACACTACCCGGAAAACCTGGCCAGAATCAACAAGCGCTTTATATGTGCTGACAATAGGACACTCTTTGAAACTTGAGCTGATAACACAGAATAACGGTGTTAAAGCTATCTGCGTTGGAGAAGCATTACATACCTATTTTAATGTGGGTGATGTGAGTAAGACATCTGTTACGGGCCTGCATGGAAAAGACTATCTGGATAAACCCGATGGTTTTAAGCGTAAAAAACAGAGCGGTGATATTGGTATTGATGCAGAAGTAGATCGTGTTTACCTGAATACGACAGACGAACTTTCGATCACAGGCCCGCAGAGAAAAATAGTTATTTCAAAACAGGGGAGTCATTCAACCATTGTATGGAATCCCTGGAAACAAGTTGCTGAAAAAATGGGTGACCTGGGTGAAGGGGGGTATTTAAATATGCTTTGTGTTGAATCGGGTAACGCGGCGGATGATGTTGTTACGATAAAGCCGGGTGAGAGTCATACCTTGCAGGTGGTATATAGAGTTGAAAATAATTAA